In the genome of Microbacterium endophyticum, one region contains:
- a CDS encoding quinone oxidoreductase family protein produces the protein MAHAVVYDEFGGPEVLHLIEVAVPAPTAGQVAVAVTAAGVNPIDIKLRAGMRASKPITSARRTGSDAAGTITAVGDGVDGFRVGDDVVIFGGHGMYATDVVVGVEHVHHRPPQVSAAAGAALGIPVGTAYQSLRSLAVREDDTLLIHGGSGAVGQAAIQFAALWGANVVATASPRRFDRVSELGATPVAYGPGLEERVRAAAPGGVSVVFDAAGTDEALEVSLAVATDPQRVATIVRGADAAGIGIRAFSGGSPTPLTEQQLAWRAEALPVTLALMAAGHFSVELAASFALSEAARAQQLVSDGADGKVTLSP, from the coding sequence ATGGCACATGCAGTCGTCTACGACGAGTTCGGTGGTCCTGAGGTTCTTCATCTGATTGAAGTTGCCGTTCCTGCGCCGACGGCCGGCCAGGTTGCTGTCGCTGTCACAGCCGCAGGCGTCAACCCCATAGATATCAAGTTGCGCGCCGGGATGCGGGCGTCAAAGCCCATCACGTCAGCGCGACGCACGGGATCGGATGCCGCCGGCACCATCACCGCGGTCGGAGACGGAGTCGACGGGTTCCGCGTCGGCGACGACGTCGTCATCTTCGGTGGCCACGGCATGTATGCCACCGATGTCGTCGTCGGAGTGGAACATGTGCACCACCGACCACCGCAGGTGTCGGCAGCCGCGGGAGCTGCGCTTGGTATTCCGGTCGGAACCGCGTACCAGTCTCTTCGCTCGCTCGCCGTTCGCGAAGACGACACCCTCCTCATCCACGGCGGATCTGGAGCGGTCGGTCAGGCGGCGATTCAGTTCGCCGCGCTCTGGGGCGCTAACGTCGTCGCGACGGCATCGCCGCGACGATTTGACCGCGTGAGCGAGCTCGGCGCGACGCCCGTTGCGTATGGGCCCGGACTCGAAGAGCGCGTGCGCGCGGCGGCCCCGGGCGGCGTCAGCGTCGTCTTCGATGCTGCAGGCACCGACGAAGCGCTCGAGGTTTCGCTCGCGGTGGCGACGGACCCACAGCGGGTTGCCACGATCGTTCGCGGGGCGGATGCCGCGGGCATCGGCATCCGTGCCTTCTCGGGCGGCTCGCCAACTCCGCTGACCGAACAGCAGCTCGCCTGGCGCGCAGAAGCACTCCCCGTCACTCTCGCGCTGATGGCGGCCGGTCACTTTTCTGTGGAGCTTGCCGCGTCGTTCGCGCTGAGCGAGGCGGCACGAGCGCAGCAGCTCGTCTCAGACGGTGCCGACGGCAAAGTGACACTCTCCCCCTGA
- the mmsB gene encoding multiple monosaccharide ABC transporter permease, whose amino-acid sequence MSNDNLSQDSQAAGGLVQPEDNRFTRWIATVISDLGKNGIFIALVAVVALFAVLTDGILLRPQNISNLVVQNGYILVLAIGMVMIIIAGHIDLSVGSVAAFVGACSGVFAVNMGLPWWLSVILSLLIGALVGAWQGFWVAFVGIPAFIVTLAGMLIFRGLALVVLGNANIGSFPEEYRALGNGFLDGVFGSVKPDIFTLLLGAAAVIALVVQQLRARAGRAKYDQDVEPALWFWIKLVLIAVVIGFFAYALASYKGIPVTLIILAALVMIYGIVMNRTVFGRHVYAIGGNRHAAELSGIKTRRVDFLLFVNMGVLAALAGLIFTARLNLAGPKAGDGFELEAISAAFIGGAAVQGGVGTIGGAIIGGLIIGVLNNGMSIMGIGIEWQQAVKGLVLLLAVAFDVYNKRRAGHS is encoded by the coding sequence ATGTCAAACGACAATCTCTCTCAAGATTCGCAGGCTGCGGGCGGTCTCGTTCAGCCCGAAGACAACAGGTTCACGCGCTGGATCGCGACGGTCATCTCCGACCTCGGGAAGAACGGTATCTTCATCGCGTTGGTCGCGGTGGTTGCTCTCTTCGCGGTACTGACCGATGGCATCCTGCTACGCCCGCAGAACATCTCGAACCTGGTCGTGCAGAACGGCTACATCCTGGTTCTCGCGATCGGGATGGTGATGATCATCATCGCCGGTCACATCGACCTGTCGGTGGGATCCGTCGCCGCCTTCGTTGGTGCATGTTCGGGTGTATTCGCCGTCAACATGGGCTTGCCATGGTGGCTCTCGGTCATCCTGTCCTTGCTCATCGGTGCTCTGGTGGGTGCATGGCAGGGCTTCTGGGTGGCCTTCGTCGGTATACCCGCGTTCATCGTGACGCTGGCGGGCATGCTGATCTTCCGCGGGCTCGCGCTCGTCGTTCTCGGCAACGCGAACATCGGTTCGTTCCCCGAGGAGTACCGTGCCCTCGGTAACGGCTTCCTTGATGGTGTGTTCGGCTCGGTGAAGCCCGATATTTTCACGCTACTTCTCGGCGCAGCAGCTGTAATCGCACTTGTTGTGCAGCAGTTGCGCGCTCGAGCAGGGCGAGCAAAGTACGACCAGGATGTGGAGCCGGCCCTCTGGTTCTGGATCAAACTCGTTCTCATTGCTGTCGTGATCGGGTTCTTTGCCTACGCTCTCGCTTCCTACAAGGGCATCCCCGTGACGTTGATCATCCTGGCGGCACTCGTCATGATTTACGGCATCGTCATGAACCGTACGGTCTTTGGTCGCCACGTCTATGCGATCGGTGGCAACCGCCACGCGGCCGAGCTCTCGGGTATCAAGACGCGTCGTGTCGACTTCCTGTTGTTCGTCAACATGGGCGTTCTCGCCGCTCTTGCTGGTCTGATCTTCACCGCACGACTCAACCTTGCTGGCCCGAAGGCCGGTGACGGCTTCGAACTCGAAGCGATCTCGGCAGCCTTCATTGGTGGCGCGGCTGTTCAAGGTGGTGTCGGAACGATCGGTGGAGCCATCATCGGTGGTCTGATCATCGGCGTGCTGAACAACGGTATGTCGATTATGGGTATCGGTATCGAGTGGCAGCAGGCAGTGAAGGGCCTCGTGCTGCTGCTGGCCGTTGCCTTCGACGTCTACAACAAGCGTCGCGCTGGCCACAGCTAG
- a CDS encoding linear amide C-N hydrolase translates to MCTRVVYLGEGDRVLTARSMDWNADMGTNMWLFPRGMERNGAAGANSLTWTSRYGSVVSAAYDVATADGMNEKGLVASGLWLAESEYPATDDGRPKLSVAAWAQYFLDTFATVTDAVDAVSGDDAFAIATSGVPGQDRDTTMHLALSDPTGDSAIFEYLSGKLTVHHGRSYQVMTNSPPYDQQLAINTYWDEIGGTVMLPGTNRAADRYVRAGFYVNAVPQVEDRTIATAAVFGVIRNASVPYGITTPGQPNISSTRWRTVADHKDGRYFFDSVLSPSVIWVDLPKIDFSESMPARKLDLTTDRSEIRGGDVSALFEPAEPFAFANAG, encoded by the coding sequence ATGTGCACGAGGGTTGTTTATCTAGGCGAGGGCGACCGAGTGCTGACCGCGCGCTCCATGGACTGGAACGCCGACATGGGCACGAACATGTGGCTGTTTCCACGCGGAATGGAGCGGAACGGCGCAGCGGGTGCGAACTCGCTCACCTGGACGTCGCGATACGGGAGCGTCGTTTCTGCGGCCTATGACGTCGCGACAGCCGACGGAATGAATGAGAAGGGTCTCGTCGCGAGCGGACTCTGGCTTGCCGAATCTGAGTATCCGGCAACAGACGACGGCCGCCCTAAGCTCTCGGTCGCGGCGTGGGCGCAGTACTTTCTCGATACGTTCGCGACGGTCACCGATGCAGTTGACGCAGTCTCGGGCGATGACGCGTTCGCGATCGCAACCTCAGGCGTGCCAGGGCAAGACCGCGACACGACGATGCACCTCGCGCTGTCAGATCCGACCGGCGACAGTGCGATCTTCGAATACCTGAGTGGCAAGCTGACGGTTCACCACGGTCGCTCGTACCAGGTGATGACGAACTCGCCCCCATACGATCAGCAGCTGGCGATCAACACGTACTGGGATGAAATCGGCGGTACTGTCATGCTTCCCGGCACCAACCGGGCGGCCGACCGCTACGTGCGAGCGGGCTTTTACGTGAATGCGGTTCCGCAGGTCGAAGACCGGACGATCGCCACCGCGGCGGTCTTTGGCGTCATCCGGAATGCGTCAGTGCCTTATGGCATCACAACGCCCGGTCAGCCGAATATCTCATCGACGCGGTGGCGCACCGTCGCCGACCACAAAGACGGACGCTACTTCTTCGACTCGGTGCTTTCGCCGAGTGTCATCTGGGTAGATCTCCCCAAGATCGATTTCTCAGAGTCCATGCCGGCAAGAAAGCTTGACCTCACGACAGATCGTTCGGAGATCCGCGGCGGTGATGTCTCGGCACTGTTCGAGCCTGCCGAACCGTTCGCGTTCGCTAACGCGGGCTGA
- a CDS encoding L-ribulose-5-phosphate 4-epimerase: MARARQQVAALHAELVRYGLVVWTGGNVSARVPGTDLFVIKPSGVSYDDLAPENMIVCDLDGSVVVDTPGSDRSPSSDTAAHAYVYRHMPEVGGVVHTHSTYAVAWAARGEEIPCVITGMADEFGGPIPVGPFAVIGDDSIGRGIVETLTGHRSRAVLMQNHGPFTIGATAKDAVKAAVMLEDAARTIHISRQGGDLLPIPPEAIDRLYDRYQNVYGQSTDDRR; this comes from the coding sequence ATCGCTCGCGCACGCCAGCAGGTTGCGGCGCTTCATGCAGAACTCGTCCGGTACGGCCTCGTCGTCTGGACGGGAGGCAATGTCTCGGCGCGTGTGCCAGGCACCGACCTCTTCGTGATCAAGCCCTCAGGGGTGTCGTACGACGATCTTGCTCCCGAGAACATGATCGTCTGTGATCTCGATGGGTCGGTTGTTGTCGATACGCCCGGCAGCGATCGATCGCCGTCTTCCGACACCGCAGCGCACGCTTACGTGTATCGACACATGCCGGAGGTCGGCGGTGTCGTCCATACCCACTCCACATACGCGGTGGCGTGGGCTGCACGCGGAGAAGAGATCCCCTGCGTGATTACAGGCATGGCCGACGAGTTCGGCGGACCGATCCCGGTCGGGCCGTTTGCCGTCATCGGTGATGACTCCATTGGGCGCGGAATAGTCGAGACACTCACCGGCCACCGTTCACGCGCGGTGCTGATGCAAAACCACGGGCCGTTCACAATCGGGGCGACAGCCAAGGATGCCGTGAAGGCCGCCGTCATGCTCGAGGACGCTGCCCGCACGATCCATATTTCACGGCAGGGTGGAGACCTCCTGCCGATTCCGCCCGAGGCAATCGATCGGCTTTACGACCGATATCAAAATGTCTACGGGCAGAGCACAGACGACCGTCGCTGA
- a CDS encoding LacI family DNA-binding transcriptional regulator, whose amino-acid sequence MGDEASGRPPSIRDVARLAGVSHQTVSRVLNDHPSIRPETRERVLQVMGQLQYRPNRAARALVTSRSQTIGVLASSATQYGPASSIAAIEAAARARGYWVSTANIDAADPESIAAGLSHLMAQGIEGLVVIAPQVRVFRALATHELNVPYVTLQSTDLEPENNLTVDQVAGARLATRHLIELGHRQIYHLSGPQDWIEAEARMRGFLEEMSANDIATTAPILGDWTADFGFFVGRELLRIRDFTAIFSSNDQMALGLIHAVRDAGLDVPGDISIVGFDDIPEAAHFWPPLTTVRQDFAELGRRCVDLLLGSATERDFASDPLMPEVIVRASTAPVH is encoded by the coding sequence ATGGGCGACGAAGCGAGCGGGCGTCCGCCCAGCATCCGCGATGTTGCGCGCCTCGCGGGCGTTTCTCATCAAACGGTCTCTCGCGTGCTGAACGATCATCCGAGCATCAGGCCCGAAACTCGCGAACGCGTACTGCAGGTCATGGGTCAGCTGCAGTATCGACCCAACCGTGCCGCGAGAGCTCTCGTGACCAGCCGATCGCAAACTATCGGGGTCCTGGCATCGTCTGCGACGCAGTACGGCCCGGCGTCATCGATTGCGGCGATCGAGGCGGCCGCGCGAGCCCGCGGGTATTGGGTCAGCACGGCGAATATCGACGCTGCCGACCCTGAATCGATTGCGGCGGGTCTGTCGCATTTGATGGCGCAGGGAATCGAAGGCCTCGTCGTGATCGCGCCGCAGGTGCGGGTATTTCGCGCTCTTGCAACCCATGAACTCAATGTGCCGTATGTGACATTGCAATCAACCGATCTGGAGCCCGAAAACAACCTCACCGTTGACCAGGTAGCGGGGGCGAGGCTCGCTACGCGTCACCTCATCGAACTCGGGCACCGTCAGATTTACCATCTCTCCGGGCCTCAGGATTGGATCGAGGCGGAGGCGAGAATGCGCGGTTTTCTCGAGGAAATGAGCGCAAACGATATTGCGACGACTGCGCCGATCCTCGGCGATTGGACCGCGGACTTCGGATTTTTCGTCGGTCGCGAGTTGCTGCGAATTCGCGACTTCACAGCGATCTTCTCGTCGAACGATCAGATGGCGTTGGGGCTTATCCACGCGGTGCGGGATGCCGGACTCGACGTCCCTGGAGATATCAGCATCGTGGGATTCGACGACATCCCCGAAGCTGCTCACTTTTGGCCGCCGCTCACTACCGTGCGCCAAGACTTCGCAGAGCTCGGACGTCGATGTGTTGACTTGCTGCTCGGATCCGCAACAGAACGCGACTTTGCGAGCGATCCACTCATGCCCGAAGTCATCGTGAGGGCATCGACAGCACCGGTTCATTAA
- the chvE gene encoding multiple monosaccharide ABC transporter substrate-binding protein codes for MNGKKILLGTATVVAGALLLSGCSGASGGDSSGGGDGGLVGVAMPTKSSERWIQDGDAVKSQLEEQGFSVDLQYAEDDIPTQVSQIENMITKGAEALIVASIDGTTLTSVLQEAADAGIPVIAYDRLIRDTENVDYYASFDNYQVGVQQATSLLNGLGLTELDGTPTDGAPEGPFNIELFAGSPDDNNATFFWNGAIDTLQPYMDEGTLVVASGQTDFQQAATLRWDGETAQSRMEDILVSTYSGGEKVDAVLSPYDGISRGIISALTDAGYTVGDEWPIISGQDAELDSVKAINRGEQYATIFKDTRQLAEVAVNMAVALLNGDEPDVNNTTDYDNGEKIVPSYLLESAIVVKDNIQEVLVDSGYWTEDEIAG; via the coding sequence GTGAACGGTAAGAAGATTCTTCTCGGAACGGCCACGGTCGTTGCGGGCGCTTTGCTTCTGTCCGGCTGCTCGGGGGCGAGCGGGGGCGACTCAAGCGGAGGCGGAGATGGCGGACTGGTCGGCGTTGCAATGCCGACCAAGAGCTCAGAGCGCTGGATCCAGGACGGCGACGCAGTCAAGTCGCAGCTCGAAGAGCAGGGTTTCTCCGTCGACCTGCAGTACGCAGAAGACGACATCCCCACGCAGGTCTCTCAGATCGAGAACATGATCACCAAGGGCGCCGAGGCGTTGATCGTTGCATCGATCGATGGCACGACGCTCACGAGCGTGCTGCAGGAAGCAGCGGATGCCGGCATCCCGGTCATTGCTTATGACCGTCTTATCCGCGACACCGAGAACGTCGACTACTACGCGTCGTTCGACAACTACCAGGTCGGCGTGCAGCAGGCGACCTCGCTCCTCAACGGACTCGGTTTGACCGAACTCGATGGAACTCCGACCGACGGAGCGCCTGAAGGCCCGTTCAACATCGAACTCTTCGCCGGCTCGCCCGACGACAACAACGCAACGTTCTTCTGGAACGGTGCAATCGACACTCTGCAGCCCTACATGGACGAGGGCACGCTCGTTGTGGCTTCTGGCCAGACCGACTTCCAGCAGGCAGCTACGCTGCGCTGGGACGGGGAGACCGCCCAGAGCCGCATGGAAGACATTCTCGTGTCGACATACTCCGGCGGTGAGAAGGTTGATGCAGTCCTGTCGCCTTACGACGGCATTTCGCGCGGCATCATCTCCGCTCTGACCGACGCCGGCTACACCGTCGGTGACGAGTGGCCGATCATCTCGGGCCAGGACGCTGAGCTCGACTCGGTGAAGGCGATCAACCGCGGCGAGCAGTACGCCACGATCTTCAAGGACACGCGCCAGCTGGCAGAGGTTGCCGTGAACATGGCTGTGGCTCTCTTGAACGGTGACGAGCCGGACGTGAACAACACGACCGACTACGACAACGGCGAGAAGATCGTTCCCTCGTACCTGCTTGAGTCGGCAATCGTCGTCAAGGACAACATCCAAGAGGTGCTGGTCGACAGCGGCTACTGGACCGAAGACGAGATCGCCGGTTAA
- the mmsA gene encoding multiple monosaccharide ABC transporter ATP-binding protein — protein sequence MSEHILEMRGITKTFPGVKALADVNFSVERGEIHAICGENGAGKSTLMKVLSGVYPHGTYDGKIVYVGDEVQFKSLSESEAKGIVIIHQELALSPYLSIAENIFLNNERTRFGLVDWNETNFEASKLLKRVGLKDNPMTKVNQLGVGKQQLVEIAKALSKEVKLLILDEPTAALNDEDSDHLLDLILSLREQGITSIIISHKLNEIKKVADTVTIIRDGKTIETIAKADVTEDRIIKDMVGRDLEHRYPDHEPNIGEELMRVEDWTAHHPQDSSRVMVDNVSINVRAGEIVGIAGLMGAGRTEFAMSLFGHSYGSKISGKVFMRGKEIKTRTVAEAIDNGIAYATEDRKTYGLNLIEDIKRNISVASLKKLEKAGLVDDNEEFRIANKYRKDMNIKAPNVLVKTGKLSGGNQQKVVLSKWIYSDPDVLILDEPTRGIDVGAKYEIYTIINKLAAEGKGIIVISSELPELLGISDRVYAISEGRITGELPIAEATPESVLKLMTMEKSR from the coding sequence ATGTCCGAGCACATCCTTGAGATGCGGGGAATCACTAAAACGTTCCCCGGCGTGAAAGCGCTCGCTGATGTGAACTTCTCCGTAGAACGTGGCGAAATCCACGCAATCTGCGGCGAGAACGGCGCCGGCAAGTCGACTCTCATGAAAGTGCTGTCAGGGGTTTACCCCCACGGCACGTACGACGGCAAGATCGTCTACGTCGGTGATGAAGTGCAGTTCAAGAGCCTGAGCGAAAGTGAAGCGAAGGGCATCGTCATCATCCACCAGGAGCTGGCGTTGAGCCCGTACCTGTCGATCGCCGAGAACATCTTCCTGAACAACGAGCGCACCCGTTTCGGGCTTGTTGACTGGAACGAGACGAACTTCGAGGCATCGAAGCTCTTGAAGCGAGTGGGCCTCAAAGACAACCCGATGACGAAGGTCAATCAGCTCGGTGTCGGAAAGCAACAGCTCGTCGAGATCGCGAAGGCGCTCTCGAAAGAGGTCAAGCTCCTCATTCTCGACGAGCCGACTGCCGCTCTCAACGACGAGGACTCGGATCACCTGCTCGATCTCATTCTGAGTTTGCGCGAGCAGGGGATTACCTCGATCATCATCAGTCACAAACTGAACGAGATCAAAAAGGTCGCCGACACTGTCACGATCATTCGTGACGGTAAGACAATCGAGACGATCGCCAAGGCAGATGTGACCGAAGATCGCATCATCAAAGACATGGTGGGACGCGATCTCGAGCACCGCTATCCCGATCACGAGCCGAATATCGGCGAAGAGCTCATGCGCGTCGAAGATTGGACAGCTCACCACCCGCAAGATTCCTCGCGTGTCATGGTCGACAATGTGTCGATCAACGTGCGCGCGGGTGAGATCGTCGGCATCGCCGGGCTCATGGGTGCCGGTCGTACCGAGTTCGCGATGAGCCTTTTCGGCCACAGCTACGGCAGCAAGATTTCCGGCAAAGTGTTCATGCGCGGCAAGGAAATCAAGACCCGTACCGTTGCCGAAGCGATCGACAACGGGATCGCGTACGCGACCGAAGATCGCAAAACGTACGGTCTCAACCTCATCGAAGACATCAAGCGCAATATCTCCGTAGCATCCCTCAAGAAGCTGGAAAAAGCCGGCCTCGTGGATGACAACGAAGAATTCCGCATTGCGAATAAATACCGCAAAGACATGAACATCAAGGCGCCGAACGTGTTGGTCAAAACTGGAAAGCTCTCCGGTGGAAACCAGCAGAAAGTCGTGCTCTCGAAGTGGATCTACTCCGATCCGGATGTGCTCATTCTTGACGAGCCCACTCGCGGTATCGATGTTGGCGCAAAATACGAGATCTACACGATCATCAACAAGCTCGCAGCTGAGGGTAAAGGGATCATCGTGATCTCTTCCGAGCTTCCGGAACTGCTCGGCATTTCGGATCGCGTCTACGCCATTTCGGAGGGGCGCATCACCGGCGAACTGCCGATTGCCGAAGCAACCCCCGAGTCCGTCCTCAAACTTATGACCATGGAGAAGTCCCGCTAA
- a CDS encoding M20/M25/M40 family metallo-hydrolase, producing MTAAVDRFRELLRIPTVSHVDEEHTNWSAFAEFAAALERLYPATHAALSRETVDEHSLLYRWRGRTAEESLVLMAHMDVVPVVAAEWDHDPFGATLVGAGDDATIHARGAIDDKGALVGILEAVESLVSEEYVPAHDIYLAFGHNEETAGGGARALARTLKENGIRPALVLDEGGAVVDGAIPGISIPTAMVGVAERGIMTVVLTARESGGHASTPLRLPATARLARAITRLSRRPFHARISPPVRAMFRTLSTSAPGALGWAFRHIRLTAPLVALVLSRLGPEMNATVRTTAVVTELSGAPAENVLATTARASVNVRILTGETVASVRERMRRVIADPKVEIDVRHDSEPSPISPWRGEPWRRIATAVATAIGPDVVTTPYLQSGATDSRWFTGLSENVYRFAPFHLSKGEREALHSHNERIRVESWLAGVRFYRSLMTAS from the coding sequence GTGACCGCCGCCGTTGACCGCTTTCGCGAGCTCTTGCGCATACCCACTGTTTCTCACGTCGATGAAGAGCACACCAATTGGTCTGCATTCGCCGAATTCGCTGCCGCACTGGAGCGTCTGTATCCGGCAACCCATGCGGCTTTGAGCCGTGAAACAGTCGACGAGCATTCGTTGCTCTACCGATGGCGCGGCCGAACAGCCGAAGAATCTCTTGTTTTGATGGCGCACATGGATGTCGTGCCGGTCGTCGCGGCCGAGTGGGATCACGATCCGTTTGGCGCAACACTCGTCGGCGCAGGCGACGACGCGACGATCCACGCGCGCGGCGCGATCGATGACAAGGGCGCACTCGTCGGAATTCTCGAAGCCGTCGAATCACTCGTGAGTGAGGAGTACGTGCCGGCTCACGATATTTACCTCGCATTCGGTCACAACGAAGAAACCGCGGGCGGCGGAGCACGCGCGCTTGCGCGCACACTCAAAGAAAATGGCATCCGCCCCGCACTCGTGCTCGATGAGGGCGGAGCTGTTGTCGACGGTGCGATCCCTGGAATCTCGATACCTACCGCCATGGTCGGCGTCGCCGAGCGTGGCATCATGACAGTTGTTCTCACGGCCCGAGAAAGTGGGGGGCACGCGTCGACTCCGTTGAGACTGCCGGCTACCGCACGACTCGCACGGGCGATCACAAGATTGTCGCGTCGCCCATTTCATGCCCGCATTTCGCCTCCGGTACGAGCGATGTTTCGCACCCTCTCGACCTCTGCCCCGGGCGCCTTGGGGTGGGCATTCCGACACATCCGGCTGACCGCGCCGCTTGTTGCTCTGGTGCTCTCACGGCTCGGCCCCGAGATGAATGCCACCGTTCGCACGACAGCCGTCGTGACAGAGCTGTCGGGAGCACCCGCGGAGAATGTTCTCGCGACGACGGCACGTGCATCCGTCAATGTGCGAATTCTGACCGGAGAAACGGTGGCATCGGTGCGGGAACGCATGCGCCGTGTGATCGCGGATCCGAAGGTCGAAATTGACGTTCGGCACGATTCGGAGCCATCACCGATCTCGCCGTGGCGGGGTGAACCCTGGCGCAGAATCGCCACGGCGGTGGCGACAGCAATTGGCCCGGACGTCGTCACGACGCCATATTTGCAGTCGGGTGCGACCGATAGTCGATGGTTCACCGGTCTCAGCGAGAATGTCTATCGCTTCGCACCTTTTCATCTCAGCAAAGGCGAGCGAGAGGCGCTCCACTCGCACAACGAACGGATCCGCGTCGAATCGTGGCTCGCGGGCGTTCGCTTCTATCGCAGCTTGATGACGGCGAGCTAG